The Daucus carota subsp. sativus chromosome 2, DH1 v3.0, whole genome shotgun sequence genome includes a window with the following:
- the LOC108206829 gene encoding outer envelope pore protein 16, chloroplastic produces MPQTGFNGSVSSPKVDVYVDTGSQFLNHTVDGFLKIGSVAVARAAAEETYNVVVQGNFDLEKSLTKMCKEGVFFGTVAGVYVGMDYGMEKIRGTRDWKNALLAGAATGALASAVGNNKRDKIVQDAITGGAIATAAQFINYLT; encoded by the exons ATGCCGCAGACAGGGTTCAATGGGTCAGTTTCGTCGCCTAAGGTGGATGTCTACGTTGACACGGGCAGTCAGTTTCTTAATCACACTGTCGATGGTTTCTTAAAGATTGGTTCT GTTGCTGTGGCCAGAGCAGCTGCAGAGGAAACTTATAATGTTGTTGTGCAAG GAAATTTTGATCTGGAGAAATCG CTTACAAAGATGTGTAAAGAAGGCGTGTTTTTCG GAACAGTAGCTGGGGTATATGTTGGAATGGATTATGGAATGGAGAAGATCCGTGGTACCAGAGACTGG AAGAATGCGTTACTTGCTGGTGCAGCCACGGGTGCTCTGGCGTCTGCAGTTGGCAATAACAAGAGGGACAAAATTGTGCAGGATGCAATCACAGGAGGGGCAATTGCAACTGCTGCACAGTTCATCAACTATCTGACATAA